The sequence below is a genomic window from Dromaius novaehollandiae isolate bDroNov1 chromosome 7, bDroNov1.hap1, whole genome shotgun sequence.
ACTGTGTCCTCTGCGTGCACTTGCAAGTTAAGAGGAGCACAGAGTCAATGTTTTACAATGCAGtgtagcaggaaaaaataataggGCATTTTGGAGCTATGTTTTACAGAACAGGTGCTTCAGTATGGTCATTTCACAGCTGTTTACATACTCTTAGTGTAAATAGTGATGTAGTTATGTAATTTGAAATCTTTTCCTATGGGAGCTGGTATCCCTCAATGTTCATAGCttgttttcattcagtttttgtATCTGAGCATGGATCTGCTTATTACTTACCCACTCTGCATTTTGAAAGACATAACTGTTTACTGATatagctaataaaaaaaaagtagtagcaCATTTTTACTTCCTTATCCTGGAATTGTGGCATGATGCAGTGGGGACTGGTCTTGTACTTCTTGAATTAGTGTTGAAACTTCTAATGAATGACTTAGTGTGAATAGGGAAGCTTTTATCTGATGTTCAGCAGTCTAGTACCTGATTGAGCCCCCTGTGTTCTAGTGCACTAATgcactgctgctgggtggctgCAGCTTGTTCTGTGTGCTGTGGACCATACCGTTATACCACCACACTGGTGAGCTCATGGCCACACAGCTATTGCCATTCCAACCTATAGTCCCAGCAGAAAGTTAGAAAGTTTGGTGTCAGGTTGTAAGATAGAAGGGTGATCTGCTCCTATTGTCTAGCTTACCTAGACTCTAAAGAGCCAGTGTTCTTGTGCTCTACTGGAATGCTTTAGTGTCATGTTATTTTTAGCAACCTGTTAATTCAGACAAAGAGTGATTTAGTAGACATAATGATTTGTATTCAGTAGTGTTAAAAATTAGGGCATCTATTCCACTGAGTGTTGGGTTTTGTGAAACGGTAGTTTTGCCCATAAaatagctgtaaaaaaaaaaaaaaaaaaaaaagtaaattactgTCATGGATCCTCTTTATCGGATTAAAGTAGATTAGCATTTGTGTGTGGTATGATGCTGCATGCAGTTCTTCCAGATATTTGTGCATATGCATAATCTGCTATGTTCTGTAGATGTATTGAAGATCATTAAAAAGTTTTGCCAATACAAAGCTGGTGAAAGCGTAAGTACAGGAACTTGTGTATGCTTTCCTCACAAATGGACTCTTATTAGTATAAGCCATGTCTCTGCTAGGTCATAGTAGAAAATACCAGCACAATGCCTGAAATTTAATTGTTGCTGAGCAATGAAGCTGGGCTGCTTTCAGAGAAAATGGCATGTCATTAGTTAAGGGTGAAATACAGAAGCTCTCGCTGAAATACGGTATGCAGAGGAGATGATAACATAGCAGTTACTGACATCAGTCATTTATTTGTatgactgtatttatttttatgactttCTTAAGAAAGTCTACCTGAAAAATATACCTGAATGAGAACGGTTCATCAGAGGTATGTAATTTATCAGCCTTCAAAATAGGATTTTTTGGTGGCTAAACTAAAATTTCATTCTGTTGTAGAATGGAGTATAGTGAAGACTGAAATATTGCTAATCTTGCATTCAAAAAGAGTAAGAGTGAAATATCCATATAATACTAGTTTGGTTATAGAGCAGCTCTGTTTTTCAGAGCACAGATTCTTTCCTTTTGGTGTGACATAGGCATATTGTAATGTTTGCATCTTTTATAAAAGTTTTAACAGCCAGAGAGCTGAATTTGATTTGCAATTTAGCAGTTAGActaaattttccttttcatgtttttgaTCTTGCTAGGTTGGCAGCCTCGATGGTTTGTTTTAGACAATGGGATATTGTCATACTATGATTCGCAGGATGATGTTTGCAAAGGCAGCAAAGGAAGTATAAAGATGGCTGTTTGTGAAATTAAAGGTAAGAATTAAAGAGGTTTCTGCTAGAGAAAATTGTAATTATCAGGGTAATAGATAAGAACACGTTACAAACCCTTTGCATCACAAATTTTTATATGTACTTTAAATGTATGTACTTTAAAGGTACTTTTATATACCTTTAGTCCAGTGTGATTCCTTCATAGTTCACAGATAATAATGAGTGTGAATTATGACATAGCAacaaagaaaaatggttttgatACGTAAAGCTCTTTTCTGAGACCTAGAACCCACCATATATTTCTTTacctttttaaaaagttgtatgCACATGGCTTATACTTGAAGTTACCTAAGCTAGTTATCTTAGTtttaccttttttccttcttatggCCTGAGGTAGGAGACTGAATCATGAACAGTGGTTTTTCAGAAGAGCCACAGTGACCTGAAAGGGGAGATGTCTTTAAGGAAGAGCtgttcagtcctttttttttttttttttttttttttccttcttcctcttgaGTCATTTTTGCTTTTGACACTGTTAGCAGCTGCATACATGCATAGGTGATGTAGGTATTAGAGTTAGTAAATGAACTGATGGTGCCAGACTGAATTTAGCCTGTACTTTTAGTGTCTTCTAAGCTGTAGATCAACCTCCTTGGCTAATAGTAAGGCACTACCTAACTCTCCATTGCTTTCAACTCTTGGGCTTTTTCCAGATATCCCCAGAGGACTGCAGTTTTGATGTGGGTACTTGTACATTAAAAAGTGGGACTTATTTCACATGGGCCACTAAATATTTTTCGTGTGGTAACTCCTTTTGGTTACTGTTTCCTTGGTCTAGATTAAACCAGTGATGTAAAAGTGGAAGATATCATGTTTTGGCCGTTCCAGTTGTTCATTCTGCTTGTcatcttctttttcctgtcttcttattCTTTTGGTGTATGAAAGATAATAGCTGAACTCTGGATTTGATGCAGTCTCCTGCACCAGTGGCAAGTAGGGAGTGGGTCTGGAGGAACTGTGGTTGATAACTGGAAACTCAGCAGTGTATTCTAGTTAAAGACATAGTACTGAATATCATGGGCCATTAACAAAATCTACTTTAATTCTTGATTTTAGGGCTCTGCGACTTGAATACAGATTTCATCAAAAAGGGACATTCATTCAGTTTTTAGCTTAGTTCTCCATAAATATTTGTCCTTGCAACAAAACTTTTTGGTTTGCCATGGTTAGATCAGGATTAGCATACAACAGCTGTTACAAATTCACAAGCAGTATATTGCTACTGCAGTAAGGGAACCTCACTGTGCTTGAGTCTGTCCGTTGTTTGGAAATTGGTGTTCCTAACTGTTTATTCCTCAGTGTGTTAGGGAGAAGGGTTGAGCTACTTTTTCATTATTTGGCAACAGTACATTGTGATTTATGATATTACTATGTGAttgtaataaaaatgttgaaGTACTTTGATCTGCATGTCATAAATAATCCTTACTGgattgagggttttttcctcaaaattgttttttttttctcctctgtcctAAGTTCATGCAACAGACAACACAAGAATGGAGCTAATCATCCCAGGGGAACAGCATTTCTATATGAAAGCTGTTAATGCAGCTGAAAGGCAAAGATGGCTGGTAGCTCTGGGGAGTGCAAAAGCCTGTTTGGCAGATaccagaacaaaaaaagaaaaaggtatgtaTGTCACCTAGAGCATGCACAATCTAACCacttcttcaaatgctttttcaaatAGTGATGGTACTAATCTTGTGATATAAATTCAGTATTACTGTCTTCAAATATAACTCTTAATTATTACCAGTGATCTATTTGGTAAATTCCCTTTTGATGTTTAAATTGTGGCAGTAACCAGTGCAAATCACTGTGTTGTGGTCTGTTTGTGACTTTATTTTGCTAATCGTAGGTTTTATCACTAATatgatttctttatttcctttccattttggATTTCTGTGCTGCATTCAAATTTGTCTTGCACCTGGTATCATCTGTGTGGTATCCTAGGGATGTTGCTGTGACCATATGAAGCATCAGATCCACAAATGCTATGAATTAATAGAGTTCTGTTGATTTCAAAGAAACCTTTATCCGTTGGTGCCAGTTCACACTCTCTTCCCTGCTTCCACAAATGCCCCAGTTCTGACTGAATCTAACAATCAGATGGATAAGTAGTTTAAACTGAGGCCCGTGGGGTTTGGGTGGCTAGTTCCCTGGGCCATTTTTGAAAGGCTGCAAGTTTCCTAATTATATGCCATTTTTACAGACAGTATAGCAGTGATATTCTAGATCTTTATTCTGCACAAGGCACTGAAGAGCCACTTGTATGTAAAATCAATGATGCTTTGTTGTTGAAATTCTGAATATATTCAGCTCTGTTCTACTTGATGTTAAGGTAGCCAACATTTCAATATCTGGGCATTGTACAAGTTTCCTTTTATTGGGGACAAAAAACTACCCTAGAACATCTCCCTGGATGAAATCACCTCCATTGAAAGAAGGCAGGGAAGACTACATGTGAGCTTAAGAGCTGCCTTACTGGAGCAGACTGAAAGTCTCTTATGAAAGCCAAGAGTAAAGTCTTGAGAGGGAATATAAGAAAAAGGATGTAAATAGAGTGATCTCTCTTGTGTATGCTGAGGTGTGTAACCCTACATACACACCTTTCACTTTTAAAGGTGGATGTAATCTGATCTTTCTAGGTCCTGAGCTCTTCTACCTGAAAAAGTTGAAACTGCAGCAAGTTAGGGTTGTTACAGGAACAGCTGTATACTTTATAGCTGTTATGAAGCCACtgaatttctgctgttttgattCATTATAGTTACTATTGTTTCTCTCCTTAATTTTTCTTGGATGACTTGATGTAACTATTTCCAGACAGTCTGTTGATGTGGGAAATTTCATCTATTAATAGTTTTCTACATTACAGTGCACCTAAGAAAAATTTCAACTTTATGTTTTTTAGTTATATGCCTCTTTCTTTATGGGCATTAAAGTAGCATCAGTTATCATTAAGTTCAAACTGGTGTCTACTTCAAGTCAAGTTCTTAACTCATTGCAGAATCCACTTTTCCTCAAACTAACTGAAAGtctaaatgaatttttaaatgaaaatttaaatgagcatattttaaaatatgcacataAATTGTATGCCATAATtggtatttcttttattttttatagaaaTAAGTGAGACCAATGAATCTCTGAAAACCAAAATGTCCGAACTTCGTCTTTACTGTGATCTTTTAATGCAGCAAGTTCATACGATACAAGAATTTGTTCACCATGATGAGACTCGATCTCCTCCCAGCATTGAGGTATTGAATTTCTAGAATGGCACTGGAGaatagaatagttgaggttgggagggacctctggagatcaagtggtccaacccccctgctcaagcagggtcacctagaacaggttgcccagggccaagtcctgtcaggttttgaatatctgcaaggatggagactccacaacctctcctaGCAGCCCATTCCAATGTTCAACCACTCtcaaaatgaaaaagtattttcttatcttcacatggaatttcctgtgttcagtttgtgcccattgcctcttgttctgtcactgggtACCACCAAGAAGGGTCTGGCTCCACCGTCTTTACACCCtcctatcagatatttataaacattgataagatccctgcTGAGCCTTTTCTGTTCCAGGCTGAAGAGCGGCAGCTCTCTCAGTTGTTTCTTGTGTGAGAGGTGCTCcggtcccttaatcatcttagtagctctttgctggactcgctccagtagctccatatgtCTCTTGTACTGCGGAgtccagcactggacccagcactccagatgtggccttgcCAGTGCTAGGTGGAGGGCAAAGGATcagctcccttgacctgctggcaatactctgcctaatgcagctcATGATACTGTTGACCTTTTTGTGGTCATGAGCACCTTATTTCATCCTAAGTTTCAGTTGACATCTTatccttcttttcctctccctggtGTTGGGAGATTTAATCTGAGCTCAATTTTTGAATGCTTTACAGTTGACTTGTGTGTAAGAGATTATATATGCATAAAGCACCTGGATGATTTAACTGTAATTGTTAATTTGTATTAGGAAACAATTGTGTTTTGAGTTATTTGATTAAAAGACCAGAAGAGATTCCATGTTAGTTGTGCAGTAATTTGTCCTGTCTCTAAGATCTTTGTTATAGGCACAGTAGTTGAAAAGTCTATTTCAATGAGTAGTTGAAACCTATTGTTTGTTCACCCTTTACTTCCCTGTGCATGCTCTTTACTTCCTTGTGTAGGAAggtctttcatttttttagcaaTGAAAGCTACCACTACAGGTATTGGAAACTCGCAATGTAAATATGACCCCCTGAATACACACAACAAGTAATATTctagtatttctgcttttgaatgaaaTTTAGTGCTGGAAATTCGGAAGTGGCCTCCTACACACCCTTGAGCAGTATGGGGACAAGGAAAGTAGAGCAGTGTTGTAACTTTGTAGTCACAGCACAGCTAAATGTTGTCATCTTACAGAAAGTTGCAGTTGACCCATAGACTGCTTGGGCTGAAGCTAATAAAGCTGCGTATGTGTTCTGCTGCAATTCATTTATTTCATGGAATGATCTTCTGATACCTGTAGGGATTTAGTCATTCTAAGAGAAAAGCTTCTTGTATTTGCAATAAAAACATTCTAGCATTATTCGCTGATACCTTAAAGAAATTCAGATGCCAAAAGGAAATTAGAGTGTTGTCACATCTGTTTATTGAAACTGATCTCATTGAAAAAATGTACATTTGATTAAATAAAATGGGAAATGGAAGTTATCACTAGGTCTTTCTAGTAAGGAGGGAAATtaatgttttgggggttttttgtatttgcatcttttcatttttttcttgctgatgattgtgctttcatttgttttcagaacATGAATGAAGCCTCTTCCTTGCTTAGTGCCACGTGTAATACGTTTATCTCAACACTTGAGGAATGTGTGAAGATTGCTAATGCGAAGTTTAAGCCAGAAATGTTTCAGCTGCCTCACCCTGATCCCTTAGTTTCTCCTGTGTCACCATCACCTGTCCAAATGgtttagacattttaaaatactattttttttaagagtcatATTGTTGGTTAGATGGGGGTGAAGAGTGGTAGAAGACTATGTTATTGCTATATGCTGTGGTGTCAACAGATGAAACCTCCTCTCTATTAAGATCAGTACCAGTTCTAAATATAAGTCAATACTATTCTGTTCTCAGTCTTTGTTTACCAGCCACCATGTAATCAGATTAATATGTCATACATAGGAAGACATTTCTGATTGTATTCAGGTATCTCATAAATGAACAGAATCTAATCTTTCCTCAGTTcaactgtttgttttttatagtgCTAACTGTACATTAACCTTGCCTCTTGTTTGAACAGACAACTGCCTCGTACATTAGAGCACTTCAGCAAGATAGCATATTTTTCAATGTATAttattcagaaatgtttgtgttaaTCTAACATGCCCTATTTAACAAAAAGGCAAATCATGGTAAAGAGAGTACTTTCATAACTCTGCACTACTAATTATTTTCCTTAGGAAGACAGGCGATTATCTTATCGTATGTGGAATCATCTTAAACGTTCTTTTGATCCTATATATAAAGATTCCAAGATCAGCTGTATTTTAGGATTTTGTGGGATTCCATTTCTTTGTACTTGGATCTCTTGTCTCTTTGTCTTCCATCCAATGAATTAACTTTTAAAGCTTATCATTAATAATTTTAGTCAGTTACTTTCTTTGATATGCATAGAGATTTGTCAGTGGTAtcaaaagaacagcaaagaatCAAGAGGCAGAATTTTAGCTTTTTTGTGTAATGGGGAATTGAAGCTGGCATTTGTTGGGGAAAAAATGTCTTTATGTTTCTGCAGATCACTGCAATTAAAAATGGATATATGAGTAATTTtggagcaagagagaaagaattCTGTAGAAACCAGATAATATTTTAGGAAGTAGACTGTATTCTTGTGCTGGTGCTTTAAAACTTTTAGTGTTGATGGCAATCCATCCATTTTCATATAGCTACATAAGATATTTAGCCAAGAACTATTGCTTCTAATTAAAGATATCACCCTCCTTTGTAGAAGCAGTAAATAGAGTATCCATCAGTGTCCTTATGCATATTATTCCTGGAAGTTGcttatgacttttttcttttttttttttctagatgaaGCGTTCCATTAGCCACCCTGGCACTTGCTATTCAGAGAGGTAACTTCCTGTTTCATTAAGCTTTTTTTCAGATTCCTCCAAATACCTCCCTGAATCTGCCAGCATTAAAATCAAAATGTGAGAGAAATTATTCACTTGGGAAAAaaccttaaataaataaataagctgaTCTAATTTTGGTTGCTTGGAGATTTAGAAACTAAGGTGAGGATTATTGGTTTCAGTGGCACATAATGGAGCTGCTGTCTCTAATACTCACTCTGTAAATATTTCTTCATGCTAGAAACTTTCTGAAAATGACTCATTCTGCTGAGTTCATAAAGTTATGTGTAGAGCCAAAACATTAAGTTTATATTTGGTTTGGTCTTTCAGATTCTTGAATGATTTTCTTTTGCATGCAAAATTACATTCATACCTcaattttcagtctttaaaattGGGAAAATTAATAATGTTTTGTTGACCCTGCCATTTTTAACTTAGCACagtgaaaaaatataatttatattaacAATATAATATAAACACCAAAATAATTTAAGTATATTGAGTTGGGGTATGTGTTGTTATAGATTTTTCTTAAtaatacatttcatttcatttgtagGAATAGTCACTCTATAAAAGAACCAATTTCATCTCCTTACCAATTATCACAGCGACGCAGAAGAACATACTCAGATACAGAATCTTACAATGATACTCCCCTTGAAGATTCTCAGAGTAAGTTTGGCGGAGGGAtggttttcttttgtatttttctgtagaatttaTTCCCATATTTACAGTAGGTGTTTTAATGCTGATATCAGTATGAAGAAAATACTTACTGCAAGTTTTGTTAGCTCTAGTTACACAAAGATTTGTTGTAGGTTTACTATATTACAAATCAAAGCAGTTGTGTGGTTCACTATGTGGCTGACTATTGCTGGCTTTCATTTATGTTGACAAGAATCTTACACCTGGAGTAgctgcactgaaatcagtgggacttCTTGTAAGCTAAAATTCTATTTCAGGTAAAACAGTCTTGAAACATAACCAGAACAGGGACATTTGTACTAATATAATCTTACATGAGCTGATACTCTGCCAAGTGGTGTGGAATACTATTATTTGCTATCTGTTTGTTATCACAAAACAAATTCTCCTTTTGTGACCCTTGTGACttgcggggagggagggctgttAATTTCCACACAGTGTATTGCTGAAAGCTTATTTCAGTGGTTGCTCGCTGTTTGTAGAGAACAGCTGAAATTGAAATAACTGTAGAGAACTGTTCTAAAATAACACAGTCTTGCTAAGAATAAATCAAAGCAACCTCTGAAAACTAAGAAGTGATGTCATGATCAGAACATTAGTCCCTCCTCATTAAATGGGCCTGCTGAGTTAGTAAccagttctgtgttttttcctcttgaatcttACTGTGATTTGACTCCATCCTCAATCCTCTCAGGGAGACTTTAACTTGACTAGTTCTTTTTGACTAGTTCTGGTTTAATCTTGCTTCCTTCTGGAGTGCCTAGTGCCTTACTTGAGTTGAAAAAGCCTGAGGTCTGTGCATTGCTGAAAGCCCACATGAGCCCCAAGAGGTATTAATGCTTTACACTCTGTATCATGAAGCAAGTATTGCCACGTCCACACCATTTCTTTGGTTTTTTGGTCCTTGCCTGTTGCAAGACAACCACTGCTTTCACCTCCCCCACCAGCTTATGGTCTGCCAGCATGTATCCCAAGCTAGTAAATATAGTTTAGACCCCATTCTGTGTCTCATCACTGATGTAAGTGCTCATCAGTCTAGCTTCTTAGTAACACAAGGCTTTGCTTGCTGTGGTCTGGATTTTCTTCTGTGGTCAGATACCCAGTCTGACTCTTTCCAGGACTACTAAGAAGAGTCTCAGTTTTGTGGGTTTATGCTAgtacctgtttcttttttttttttttggggggggggcgggggggggaaggggagaatcCTTTCTAGTCTTTAGCTCAGTTCCTCTGTTCAccgttttctttttctgtgatagAAGCTCCTTGTGCTACCTTCCAATTGTCTTCGTTCTTTCTCTTCCCTACCAAATAGTCTAGCAATACCCAACTTGCAGTAAGTCATCCATTTCATTTGGATCATAGAAAATGTTGTAGTTTGTCTGCACCCCACAGATTACTGTCCTTAATAATATAAAAATCATTGTAAGAGAAAGTTGTTTGACTTGCACTAGCTGAACATTCTTCATTCATCATCCTCTGCCATGATATTGATTAGAATATTTCAAGAAGTCCAGAGTAATTACACCTTCTGATTCCTTATGTATAGGAAATATTTAGCAAATTGGATGAATTGGTTGAGGTGAAACTTAAATACTTATTGGTATCTTCATAGGATCTGCTCACTGTTCTAGAAGTGCTGTCAATGGAGATTTGGTATCATCAACCATTCCTGAAGAAAATAGATCAGTGTCTAAGGAAGGATGTGAACTGGAAGAGACTCTTCCAtccttttcttcctgaagaaacCGAAAGTATTGAATTTTCTATAAATAATGCTATGCAAAGGCTGCTGTAATTATACTGTTATAGGAAGTAGTCATTTCCCTTTTTAGAAGGACTTCTCTGCACTTTATAGAATAACATAAAAACTATCTTTGAAGTGTATTTTATCTTTATATAGTTTATTTGCAAGAGTATTTTCCTAATATTTCACAGTTTGAATGTGCATTTTTTGGAACAAATAATGGTTTAACAGATAAGCATCTACATTTGTAAATGTAGCTCTTTTTAAAACGTGTGAAGGTCTGATTGATACATTAGTAAACCTGTAAATTATAAACTTCAGCAAAAGGGTTTCAAGTTTTTGGAGAAAATGTAACTTGTGCCATGGGCCTATTGGTCATTTGTACAGACTCTAGAGCCTGGTCATGCAGTCCTCCTGGAGCTGTGATACCCCTGCAGTGGCTTTTTTGCCTGTGTAAGGGCTGTGGGATTAGGTATTAATGGGTTTACTTTAGCAGCTTGATGGTAATTAACATTGCCTTCTTTAAAAACACAGGGATATACATAATCTGGTCCTTTGTCTTTAGCCAATGAAAGTAGAAATATTTAGtgtatttttctaaacaaatgtataaaaataactTAATATAAAGCATTTGTACCAAACATTGGATATttaacaatttttatttatttattcttttttgcatCAAAAATTTCTACCTACTTTCACTTCTAAAGATCTACTAAAGGCTTCAAAATGTGCATAAATTGTTTCTGAGGCATGTAGCATCACAGATAGCTAATGCAGCACTGCTAACATTTATTCTGCTGATTAAGATATCTTTTTAACAAAGTATTATAGAAGCAAGAGCTGAAATATTAGACCATTAAGCTGCTGGTGTAATGAATATTTGTAtctatacatattttatttatgaCATATTTATACAAAAAAGGGGTTTCTGTTTTGCGACTTCTTTGTATCACTTCAGGACGGTGTATACCAGGAGATGGATTCTAATCTCAGTTATATCAGTATAAATTTGCATTAACTATAAGTGAGATCAGATTCTGCCTCTCTAAATAATTGATGAATAATACAGTATAACAGTGCCTGCTAGCACCTGGCTCCATAAGGTTGCTAGTGTTGCATTGcaagcttttgggtttttttggtattcATTTAGGGATAAACTTGGTCTATAAAGTCTTAGCTGTAGAGCACTTTAAACAAATGGTTTACTGTTTTTGATTTACACAAGTGTTAAATAAATGTACAGGGTTTTTTTGCACTTGAGCACATaccaaaatctgtttttataatCAAATCTTTAATTTGGTTCAATGAGTCTTCCTTTGGTATATATGAATAATTCGGTGTTTTTGAAGCAGGCTGGAAAAGACAGATTCCGTATGAATTTCTGGAATGTTGATTTATCTGAATCAAAAAATGTCCAAATGTTGACAGAAACATATGAGCTGTTGCCCATCTAGAGTACCAGTTACAAACCATTAAGTCTGGAACAAATGAAATGGAATAGCTCGTATGAGTAAAGTTATTTGTGGATACAAGTTCAGAGCTGTCATTTGTGCTCAGTTTTGTCAGTTTTCATGTAACTAACATTTGCATATGTGTATCAGCCACACACATGCTTGTACAGTTTTTCTGAATGTTTGCTTTAATGTATTCTGTATCACACTTCTTTAGTCTTATGGCAATtgtaaaaagtattaaaaaaagacatgttCAGTGAAGTAAACTTCGTATAGCAATGTGAGTATTGTCCTGAATCATATACAGTGTCTTAGATCTGCTTGCTGAAATGTCACTGAGG
It includes:
- the PLEKHA3 gene encoding pleckstrin homology domain-containing family A member 3 — its product is MEGVLYKWTNYLAGWQPRWFVLDNGILSYYDSQDDVCKGSKGSIKMAVCEIKVHATDNTRMELIIPGEQHFYMKAVNAAERQRWLVALGSAKACLADTRTKKEKEISETNESLKTKMSELRLYCDLLMQQVHTIQEFVHHDETRSPPSIENMNEASSLLSATCNTFISTLEECVKIANAKFKPEMFQLPHPDPLVSPVSPSPVQMMKRSISHPGTCYSERNSHSIKEPISSPYQLSQRRRRTYSDTESYNDTPLEDSQRSAHCSRSAVNGDLVSSTIPEENRSVSKEGCELEETLPSFSS